DNA from Plasmodium reichenowi strain SY57 chromosome Unknown, whole genome shotgun sequence:
tgtatatgtatatatatatatatatattttatatatttcacaTTAAGCAGAATgttacacatatatataatccTCTCGCACAAtacttcttttttttggtatATATTTACCTGTGTAAGATTAAAAGAGctaaagaaaaataaaaataaaaaaaaggattcttctctaataaaaatatcatataaattaaattcaAAATCCTCATATTGCATTTAGAGGCAAACAAAGTCAAAAACCATGAGGACGCATAAATTTCGGGGGTCATCTTATTATTCtctataaatattataatatatatatatatataaaagaaaattacaaaaaattattataatattactaCTATGGTTacaacatatattataaa
Protein-coding regions in this window:
- a CDS encoding hypothetical protein (conserved Plasmodium protein, unknown function), producing the protein FLKEFYYDDEFFFLQISFYLFKILIKYHDPVLSEILENNKMTPEIYASSWFLTLFASKCNMRILNLIYMIFLLEKNPFFYFYFSLALLILH